A portion of the Candidatus Nitrosotenuis aquarius genome contains these proteins:
- the sepF gene encoding cell division protein SepF codes for MQKTESPTYLKAITIRDQSDIHSIKDDMKKNMILILRVTPLAQKDVEQLRKLVEELYTQAKNFNADIARLGEERIIVTPPGVKIWKPEYDLK; via the coding sequence ATGCAAAAGACAGAAAGCCCAACTTATCTAAAGGCAATCACAATTCGTGATCAGAGCGACATTCACTCTATCAAAGACGACATGAAAAAAAACATGATCCTGATTTTACGAGTAACACCACTTGCGCAAAAAGACGTTGAGCAGCTCCGCAAGCTAGTAGAAGAATTGTACACCCAAGCAAAAAACTTCAATGCGGACATTGCAAGACTTGGCGAGGAGCGAATTATCGTCACGCCGCCAGGTGTCAAAATCTGGAAGCCGGAATACGATCTGAAATAA